From the genome of Desulfovibrio sp. JY:
GTGTTTGGTAGGTCGCGCCGTCCGTGGAATAGGTTGCGGTCAGGCTATTGTGCCCCGTGCCGTCGGTCAACACGCGCGGATACCAGGCCAGGCGAAAGCCGGTGATGGGCGTCGCGCCCGGTGCGGCCGTCACGGCGTAGGTCAGAAAGCACGGGGCGTCGCCGGCGCAGGTAAGGGCGGGCGAGCCCGGCACGGCGACCACGGCGTGGGCGAGGAGTGCCTGGGAGAGCAGGGCGGAAAGCGGCGCGTCGAAACCCGGGGAAAAGTGGACCAGCCCCGTGCCGCCCACGTCCAGGAGCAGCTTCGATCCGGCCGGGGCGGCAACCGGCAGCCTGACGCGCTCCTGCCCCACGCTGACCGTCTGGCCGGCGATATTTCCCGAGGCGACAAAGCCTTTGGCGGTCATCGCCTGGCCGAAGCCGGGGAGGACCGGACGCGGCCGGGACGTGACGGCGGTGAAGGGATGGCGCAGGCCGGGATCGAAGTAGCGGGCGCGGATATTGCCGGCCGCGTCGGCCAGGGTCGCAACCGGCGTGTCGTCCGGGTAGGCGGCCAGATAGGCGGCCAGGGCCTCGGGGCCGCCGAGGGACAGGTCCGGCCGGGCCGCGTCGGCGAAGCCGAAGAGCGTTTCCCCGCCGAGGACCGCCGCGCCGTCGAGGCCCGGCAGCACCCGGGTGTTGGCCGCGATGGCCGTTGCGCGGCGCTCCCAGACGGGCTTGATGGCAAGCGTCGGGGGCGCGGCCGGCGGGGCGAGGCGCAAGCCGGCGAATTCCAGCGCGCCGTCCACATGGCCGGGGTCGAGGCCGAGGGCGATATAGACCAGCCCCGTGGCCGGGTCCGGGGCGGGCAGGTCCACGGTGCGGCTGTAATGGGTCGTGCCCGGGGCGAAATCCGTCGCCCGGACCGTGGCCGCCGTGACCAGGGCGTCCGGGTCCGTGCCCACGGTCACGCTGGCCGTGGATTCCGGCAGGGAGGCCTTGCCCGGGCGCAGGGCGAAATCCACCGTGGCCCGCGTTTTTTCCCGCCGCATCCCGGGCGGGGCGACGAAGGCGAAAACGGCCCGGCCCGGGATGCGGCAATCGTACAGGGCCAGGGTGCCGTAGCCGAGGTCCGGGGCCATGTTGTCGGCGGTGTAGACGTCGGCGAAAAAGGACAGGTCGGTGAAATCGGCGGCGTAGGGCACGTCCAGGGGCAGGGGGGATCTGTTGACCACGCCGCCCTTGGCGCTGTCGGCCCAGAAGGTCTTGGCCACGGGCACGAGGCCGGGAATCGCGCGCTTGTGCACGAGGTCGTCCGGGGTGAGCAGGAAGAAGCGGCGGTAGCGGCGGTCGGGCAGGGAGGCGGCCGTGCGAAACGCGCCGCGCAGGTACCAGTCGGAGATGATCTTGAGGTGCCGGTTGCGGTAATAAAACAGCCAGTCCACGTTGTTCTTGGCCACGAGCAGGTCGGCCAGCACGCTTTTGATGCTCGGGCTGTCGCGCTTGGCGTAGATGGGCAGCGTCTCGAAGGTGGGCATGGAGCAGGCCGCGGCCAGAAGCATGGCCAGGGCCGTGACGCTTTTGGCGGACAGGCGGCGGAAAAGCGCGCACACGGCCTCGATGCCGCCGGCGGCGAGATAGACGTAGAGAAAGAAGATGTTGACCAGATAGCGGATGGAGACATGGATTTGCGTGGGCAGCACGGCGGCCATGGCCAGGGCGCAAAGGGCCCACAGCCCGAGGGCGCAAAGCGCCCGCAGCCGGCCCATGGCGATGTGGCGCACAAGCCCGACCCCGGCCAGAACGGCCAGAAAGGCCGGCCAGGGCGCGCCGCCCTGGTAGTAGGCGGCGGCAAAGGCCTTGAGCACGGACAGAAAACCGGCCGAGTCGAAGCGGTTTCCGGTGGGGCCGTCGGCATGGATGGTGCGCACCTGGAAGATGTGGGCCGGCAGCCAGGGCAGATAGGCCGCGAAGACCGCCAAGGCGCAAAGGGCCGCGCTTGCCAGGAGCCGCAGGGCCGCCCGCCGCTCGCTGCGCCAGAGCAGGGCCGCCCGGGCCGCCACGATGAGCCCTTCGGCGAAGAACGTGGCCGCGGCCAGGTACGACGCGTAAAACATGAGGATATTGGCCAGGGCGAAGCCGATCCAGTCGCGCCGCCGGCCGGTTGCGGCCAGGGCCCGGGACAGGAAATAGAGCCCGAGCAGGGCGAAGAGCAGGTAGAGGGCGTAGGGCCGGGCCTCGCGCGAGTAGTGGATGTGGAACAGGGACAGGGCGCACAGGGTGGCGGCGGCCATGGCCGTCGTTTTGGAAAAAAGCCGTCGGCCAAGCAGCCAGACCACAGGGATGGTCAGGGTGCCGGCGATGACGCTCGGCAGCTTCACGGCCCAGTCCGTGGCCGGGAAGAAAATGAGGCTCGCGTGCACGAGCAGGTGGAAGAGCGGCGGCGAGGAATCGAGGCTCACGTCGCTCGGTCCCTCGAAGGCCAGCGACGGCAGCATGTCGCGAAGCGGCCAGGAGGCCCGGCCAAGGGTCACGAATTCGTCCCACCACAGCCCCACCACATCCAGGGCGTAAAGGCGCAGCCACAGCCCGACGAGGGTCAGGCCGGCGACAAGGGCCCAGTCGGGGCCGGGGGAAAAGACGCGACGCGGCGCGTCTGGCGCGACAAAGGTCATGGCGCGGCCCTGCCGTCCAGGTTGGCGTCAAGGGTGGCGCGCTGGGCCGGGGTGAATTCCCGCGCCGCCGTGGCGGCGGCGTCCCTGGCGGCCTTGGCTTCGCTTGGCGAAAGTCCCGGCAGGCGCAGGGCTCGGCCCAGGTGCCAGTAGGCCCAGTACGGATCGGCTGGAACGCCCCGTCCGGCAAGCAGGGCCTGGCCGACGGCCAGATACCCCTGGGGCGAGCCGGCCCGGGCGGCCCGGAAAAACCAGGCAACGGCCAGGGTGGGGTCCGGCGACCCGTCCGCGCCTTCCAGGGCGAGCTGTCCCCGGACCACGGCCGCGCCGGGATCGCCGGCGGCGTAGGCCGCTTCCAGACAGGCGGCCGCGCCGGGAACATCGCGTGGCGTGGCGGAAAGAAGACGCGTGGCGGCCCCGACCAGGGCCTTGGCGTCGGCGGTTTTCCCCGCCCCGGGACAGGCGGCGGCAAAGGCCGTCGCGGTCGCAAGCAGGACGCAACCAAGGGTCGCGCACACGGCGGCCAGCAGGCGACGGAGAGCGCAACCGGTGGGAGAAGACGGATCCGGCAAAACCTAGGACCTTTTTTCGCGGGGATATTTGCAGGCGGGCCTGCCGTTGCCGTTGCCGAGCATGCGCACGAAAATTTCGCCCGTGCTCGAGGCGAAGACGATCTTGCGGCCGCGTTCGCCGCCCACATTGGAGGCGGCCACCCGCAGGCCCAGGTCGGCCAGGGTGGCGAACGCCGTTTCCACATTGCGCCGTCCCACCGAAAGCTCCTCGGCGAAAAGGGCGCAGGCGCCGCCGAACACCTTGCATTCGATATGCTGCAGCGGCACGCCGCGATAGGCGAGCCGGTGGACCATGGCGGTGATGGCCGAGTCCACGAACTTGTAAGGCGTGTTTTCGATGCCGTGGAGGCGGTATTCCGAGGCCCTGGGCAGTAGGGCGTGAAAGATGGCGGCCAGGCCGTGGCGGGGCGCGAAAAAGGTGACGGACACGCAGGACCCGAGCACGGTGTGGGCCATGGTCGGCTGCTCGTAGAGTCCGCCCTGGGCTACGTTGAGGAAGGCCAGATTATGGCCGGGAAAGCGATCTAGAAGATCTTGCATGGAGGGGTATCGGGGTCGAAGTCGTCGGCACGAAGCGGGTTGTCGGCCAGGCCGAGGCTGGCCAGGGCTTCGAGCAATGTCTTCGGGGTGAAGGGTTTGGTGACGTAGGCCTGGGCGCCGGATTCGAACTGGGCGCGCATCATGTTGGCCGGATCGTCGAGGCTGGAAAGCATGACGGCCGGCGTGCGGCATCCCTCGGCAATGCCGTCGTCGAGTTCCTGGCGGCGGATGCCGGCCAGGGCGTCGTGGCCGGAGAGTTCGGGCATGAGGATGTCCATGACGATCAGATCGTAGGTCTGGCCTTTTTCCCGGGCAGCGCTGAACAAGGCCAGGGCCTCGCGGCCGTTGGCGGCCTCGTCCGGCGTGAAGCGGTCGCCCAGGGCCTGGATGATAAGATAGCGCTGGTAGCGGCTGTCGTCGACGATCAGGGCGCGAGGCATGGGTCACCCTCCGTTTTTTCGTGTCGTGTCCTCAAGGTCCGTTATCCGTATTGCCGGGCCGACATGGTCATGCAATTTTCGTTGCGGCGGTGTTGTCCTTTTGCGTCCTGCCTTCGTTCAGGGCGGCCTGCAACAGGCCCGGGACGTCCACCACCAGGGCCATGTCCCCGCCCTCGGTGACCGTGGCCCCGAGCACGCCGGCCACCTTGCCGAGCCCGCGTCCCAGGTGCTTGAGCACCGCCTGCTTGCGGCCGATCACTCCGTCCACCACGAGCCCGGCCCGGCCTTCGTCGCGGCGCACCGTGACCACATGGGAGGCTTGGGGCAGGGGCCCGGACAGGTCGAAAAAATGGCGCAGGCACACGAGCGGCATGGGCTCGCCGCGCAGCTCCATCACACCCCGGCCCTGGTGCAGGGTCACCGACGGCGGCAACTCCAGGCATTCCTCCACGTAGTCGAGGTGCAGGTAATAGGTCTCCGCGCCAAGGCGCACTTCCAGGCAGTCGATAATGGCCAGGGACACGGGCAGGCGTATGGTGAACACGGTCCCGGCCCCCGGGGTCGAGGCCACCTCGAGGCGGCCGCGCAGGGCGGCGATGCCCTCGCGCACGGCGTCCATGCCCACGCCCCGTCCCGACACCGCGCCCACCCGTTCGGCCGTGGACAGGCCCGGCAGAAAAATCAGTTCCAGGGCGGCCTGCGGGTCGTAGGGCCGGTCCGGAGCGATGCGGCCGGCGGCCACGGCCTTGCGCCACAGCTTGGCGGCGTCGATGCCCGCGCCATCGTCGGTGATGGCGATGACCACGTCGTTGCCGTCCTGGCGGGCGGCAAGGTTGATGGTGCCGCGCCGGGGCTTGCCGAGGGCCTGCCGGGCGTCGGGCGGCTCTATGCCGTGGTCCACGGCGTTTCGCAGCAGATGGATGCAAGGCGTATTGAGCTGTTCGATGACGGCCTTGTCAAGCTCGGTGTTCTCGCCGTCCATGACCAGTTCCGCGTCCTTGCCGAGGGTGGCGCAGGTGTCGCGCACCAGCCGGCGGTATTTGGGGAAGCTGATCTTGATGGGCAAGAGGCGCAGCCCCAGCACCTGATCGCGCAGCAGCGACGCCAGCCGCTCCACTTCCTCGGCCACGTCGCGCAGTTCCCCGTCCTGGCGGTGGGCGGACAGCGTGGCCAGCCGGGCCTGGGCGATGCCGAGTTCGCCGACCCGATCGACCAGGATGTCGAGTTCCCGGGCGTCGATGGCCAGCTTGCGGATGTGTTCGTCGGCCTTGGCTTCGCCCGGGAGCGGTTCCTCGACGGGCTGGGGCGCCTGGGGAGGCTGGTCCCGCTGCAGCAGGGCGGCCATGTGGGCAATTTCCGGGGCCACGTCGCGACCGCGTCCGGCCACGGGGTCCTCGACCATGGTCTTGATCACGTCGAAGACGGTCAGGAGTTCGCCGACAAGCCCGGGGGTTATGGGCAGACGACTCTCGCGCACGGCATCGAGGACCGATTCCACGGCATGGGCGAGTTCGGCCAGGGGCGCGGCGCCCACGGCCCCGGCGTCGCCCTTGATGGTGTGGGCGGCGCGAAAAACGGCGGCGACTTTCGGGCCAAGCGCGTCCGGCCCGGCGGTTTCCAGATCGAGGATGGCCGCTTCGATGCCGCGCAGCTGCTCCAGGCAGCTTTCGGCGAAAAGTTCGAATATTTTGTCGTCTTCGACCATGGGTGTGGCGCGACAGGCACGCCACGGGAGTGTACGGGCCAAGCGCCCCGGAAGCAAGGCGCATCGGCGCGGAAAGGGACGCGGCGCGCACCCTCTTCCCCTTCTTCCCTCACTAAAGCGCCCCAAGGGGGGCGCGGCGGTCGCGGATCACGGAATTGCCGGCTCGGGACTTGGCGAACTTCTTGACCTCCGCCACCCGGTGGCTGAGGTCTTCGAAAGTAATGGGCGCGGCAAAGAGGCACTCCAGGATGCCGATGGACAGGGTGATCAGGGGAAAGTCCTTTTCCACGCCGTCGCGGCTTTTGCCCCGGATGAAGCCGCGATCGCGGTCTTCCGGGGTGTAGAGCCTGGGGACCTCGGCGGCGAAGACGGTGACCACGGCGTCGGCCACGGCGTCGGCCGCGCCCCGGGCGGCGATGACCACGAAGTCGTCCCCGCCGACGTGCCCGACGAAGTCGCCGGGCGAGCCCTGGCGGGAAACGGCTTCGCGCAGGACCCGGGAGGTGAGCAGGATGACCTTGTCGCCCTGGCTGAAGCCGTAGACGTCGTTGTAGACCTTGAAGTTGTCGAGATCGACGTACATCATCGAGCAGGGCAGTTTTTCCCGGCCCCGGCGCTGGAACTCCTGTTCGATGGCCACGTTGCCGGGAAGCCCGGTCAGGGGATTGGAGCCCTTGGCCAGCTCCACCTGGACCTTGGCCAGGGTGTCGAGCATCTTTTGCACCGATACGGTGCCGCGAAGCTCCCCGTCCCGGGTGATGACGATATCGTCGTAAATCTTGGTGGCCACCCGGTTCATGGCCAGTCGGGCCGCCTCCTCGATGGGCGTGTCGCATTCCACGCACAGGGGGCTTGCGTCCATGAGCCGGGTGATGCGTTTTCTGTGGTAGAGATCAATGCCGAACTTGGAGGAAAGGGCCTTGTCCAGGTTGTAGTTCATGAGCAGTCCGGCCGGGGTCTTGCCCTCCACCACCACCACGCTGCACATGGCCGGCTTGTCGGCCAGAAGCGCCTTGACGTCGCCGACGCGTTTCTCCGTATCCACTTCCAGGCACGGGGCCAGCAGGTCGCCCACCGGGGAGGAGCATTTCCAGTCCCCGGCGCTGGCCTGGCCGAAGCTGGCCTTAAGCGGCATGGGCATGCCGCCTTCGGGCTTGGGATAGGCCGGCGCGCCGAGGTAGTAGCCCTGGCCGGCGTGGACGCCCATGGATACGAGGGAACTTAAGGCCAGCTCGGTTTCCACGCCCTCGGCGATGACCTTGGCTCCGGTCTTTTCGGCCATGAGCACGAGGGTTTCGACCATCAGCCGCTTGAAGGGGTTGCATTCGATGTCGCGGGTCAGCGTGATGTCGGCCTTGAAGAAATCCGGGCGCAGCCGGGCTAAAAGCATCATGTTGGACTGGCCCGCGCCCACGTCGTCGATGGCGGTCAGAAAGCCCAGGTCGCGGTAGGCGTCGAGGATCTCCGGCAGGGCGGCCAGTTCGCTAAAGGACAGGCGCTCGGAGAATTCGAGCACCATCTGGTTGCGTTCGAGGTCGAATTCGCCGATAAGCCGGGCGAATTCACGGGGCTGGATATCGTGGGCGCAAAGGCTCGCCGGGCCGACGTTCAAGAAAAGCTTTTGCCGGGGCTTGAGCCGCCCGATGCCGGAGACGGCCAGCCGGCACAGCCCCTGTTCCACCTCCAGGGCCTTCTCCGTGGAGCCGGTCAATTCGAAAAGCCGCAACGCGTCCTGGATGGGAATGCCGGAGGTGCCCCGGGCATAGGCTTCCCAGCCTATGGTCATGCCCGTGGTGAGGTCGACCACCGGCTGGTAGACCACGCCGGTGAAGCCCTGGGCGAACAGGGTCTTGATTTCCGCCGGCGAGGGGAAGGCGGCCGCGTCGATCTTCTGCTGGGCCAGCCGCTTGGCCTTGCACACGGCGGCGAAAAGGACGGCCGTCGGCGTCGTGTCCCGCTCGGGCTCCAGCCGGGCGAAGCCCACGCGCAGGTCGATTTCCTCGCCGCAAATAAGCCGCATCCGCTCGGCCGCTCCCTGGGTGACGGCGGCCCGATAGGCCAGGTAGAGGAAGAACAGTTCGTCGGGGTCGCGGCCGTCGTGTTCGAAAAGCAGCACGTAATCCCCGGGCGAGGCTTCCTGGATGAAATGCAGCGCGCCCTCGGGGTAGACGGCGGAAAAGCGTTCGATGGCCTCGTCCAGGCAGGCGCGCAGGCAGGCCAGTCCCGCTTCCATGCCGATGCCGGAAAATTTCAGGTGGAAATCCGCCACCTGCAAGGTCAAAATGGCTAGGTCGCCTTCCAGGACGTTGCCGGTGCATTCCAGGAGCGAGGCCATGCGCGGCCGTACCTGGGGCACTTTGCCGGCGAGGGATTTGTTTTGTTCGAGCATGTGTTTGAACATGATCGAGGAATCGAAGAGCTGCTGGTTCACGGTCACCCTCCAAAAAAACGCCCCGGGCGCACACGGTATACGGATTATAGATACCAGATACGGGAAAAAAGCCCGTCAACGGCGGCAAGAGCCGGTGACATTTCATTGACAAATCCGTGTCGCCTGCGATGATCGACATTTTTTCGGATAGCCTTTAAAAGTCATGCGCAAAAAAAAGCCGCTCGCGGGCCTGCTGCTGGTCCTTTTTATCCTGCTGTCATGCCATGGGACTTTGGCCCTGGCCGGGGCGGGGGGGCTTGGCTTCGGCCTCATTGCGACCTCCGCCCCCCAGACGGTGCTCGACGGCTGGCGGCCGCTTCTGGCCGACCTGTCCGCCTTTCTCGGCGAGCCCGTCACGCCCAAGATCTACGAGGACTATGCCGGCGTGATCTGGGCCATGGGAACCGGCCGGGCCCAGGTGGCCTGGCTCGGCAACAAGTCGGCCATCGAGGCCGTGGACCGGGCCGGGGGGGAGGTCGCCCTGCGCAGCATCGACCCGGCCGGGCATACCGAATATTTCTCCCATCTGCTCGTGCGCCGGGATTCCGGGCTCACCGACGTCGAGACCGTTTTCGCCCGGGCGGGCCGACTCACCTTCGGCGACGGCGACCCCAATTCCACCTCCGGCCATGCCGTGCCGGCCTACTATTTGTTCGCTTCCCGGGGCGTTTCCCCGCGCGCCGTGTTCAAACGGGTGGTCTCGGGCAACCACGAGGAGAATTTTCTCGGTGTGGCCACGGGCCGCCTCGACGTGGCCACCGGCAACAGCCTCGATCTTAAGCGCCATCGGCAGCGCTATCCCGAATTCGCCCGGGACGTCGTGGTCATCTGGACCTCGCCGCCCATACCCTCGGACCCCCTCGTCTGGCGGACCGATCTGCCCGCCGGGCTCAAGGACCGCATCCGGGCCTTTTTCCTGGACTACGGCCGGGCCGCCTCGGGCAAGTCCGAGGCGCGACTGGCCCGGGAACGGGCGGTGCTGGCAACGCTTAGCCGGTCGGGCTTCGAGGCCTCCGACAACAGCCAGCTCGTGCCCATCCGCATCATCGAGCTGTATCGGGAAAAGCTCCGCCTTGCCGCCCAAAATGACCCGGGTGGGGAGACGAGACAAAAACGCCTCGAAACTATAGAGGCACAACTGCGCCAGCTGCGGGCGACGCAAGCGGCGCACATGTGAATCCACAGCCCGACGGATTTGTTCGTTGTTTGAAAAATAATTATACGAGTATGTTGCGCCAAAGGCACTTGCTCGAACGTTGAGGATACGACACGCGCATGGCGATTTTCGGCAACCATCCGCGCCTCGGATTGGCCACCCGGGTCCTGCTTCCGGCCCTGGCCGTGGCCTTGAGCGTGGCCGCGATCATGTACCTGATCTTTACGGCCCGGTTCGCTCGGCAGGCCCAGGAGGACCTCAAAATCCGCCTGGACAGTCTGCTCACCGCCCAGGCCGCCGAACTCGAGGCCCCGGTCTGGGAATTCGACCAGGCGACCATCGACCGCCTGTTCCGCAGTTACGCCCAGAACCCGGACCTGCAATGGATACGGCTCTACGACGCCAAGGGGACGCTCGTGGCCCATTCGGGGAAAGACCCGGGGCCGGATGTGCGGCTCATCACGGCCAGGCGGGAGCTCATCCATCACGCCGGCGGCGAGACCTACGCCATCGGCCGGCTGGAGGCCGCCTACCACGACGGCCGCATCCGCCAGGGGCTGGCCAGCCGGCGGGACGCCGATCTGCCGACCGCCGCCGCCTTGATCGTCCTGCTTGCCGCCGGGCTCTTATGGGCCGTGCACTGGCGCATCGGCATACCGCTTAGGCGTCTTCGCGACGCCCTGACCCGCAGCCATGCCACGGGTCGGCGTGAGCCCCTGCCCTGGACCAGCCGGGACGAGATCGGCCAGGTGGTCGCGGCCTACAACGCGCTTCTCGGCGAGATCAACCAGCATACGCGGCAGCTCGAGCGGGCCAACGAGGAGCTGGAAACGGAAAACGCCCAGCGCCGGCTGGCGGAAAAGCGCCTGCTGCTTTTCAGGATCGCGGTGGCGGCCACGGACGCGGCCATGGTCATCACCGATCGCCGGCTGACGGTGCTGGAGGTCAATGCCGCCTGCCTGCGCATCACGGGGTTTTCCGCCGGCGAACTGCACGGCCGCTGCGCCCGGGAGACCTTTCTCGCCGCCCACGACGCCACGCTGCACCGGACCATTCTGGACGGCCTGACCCGGCGCTCCGCCTGGTCGGGCGAATGTCCGGGCGTTTCCCGTTCGGGCAAGACGTTGCCGCTTCGCCTGTCCATAAACGCCCTGCCCCTCGACGACGACGCCGGCAGCCATCTGGTGCTGGTCTTTTCCGACGTCACCAAGGACAAGGCCACGGAAAAACTGCTGCGCAATCTGGCCTATTCCGACGCCCTGACCGCGCTTCCCAACCGGGCCCTGTTCCTGGACCGGCTGGAGCGGGAAATCTCCATCGGCACGCGGCGCTCGCGCGGCTTTGCCCTGCTTTTCATCGACCTCGACAATTTCAAGTACATCAACGACAGCCTGAGCCACTCCGTGGGCGATCAGGTGCTTTCGCTCATTGCCGGGCGCATGCGCGCCTGCCTGCGCGACGAGGACACCCTGGCCCGCATGGGCGGCGACGAATTCACGGTGATCCTGCGCGAGACCACGGACCCCTCGGTGGCGGCGCGCCTGGGCGAGACGCTCGTGGCGGCGGCGTCGCGGCCGCTCGAGGTGGAGGGCGCGGCCCTCGAGGTCGGGGCCAGCGTGGGCGTGGCCCTTTTTCCGGCCGATGGCCGGGATTCGGATGCGCTCATGCGCAACGCCGACACGGCCATGTACCTGGCCAAGTCCGAGGGCGGCGGGCGGGTCCGCTTTTTCGAGCCCGCCATCGCCGAGGAGGCCAAGGCCCGGCTCGAGCTCAAAAACAACCTCAAGCGGGCCATCGAGGAGAAGGAATTCGTCCTGCGCTACCAGCCCATCGTGTCCATGGCCACGGGCGTTGCCGAGCATTTCGAGGCGCTTGTCCGCTGGATGCGCCCGGACGGCATGGTCCCGCCGGATCGGTTCATCCCCCTGGCCGAGGAAACGGGGCTCATCATCCCCATCGGCCGGCTCGTCCTGGACATGGCCTTTGCCCGGCTGCGGCAGTGGCGCGAGGAAGGCCGGCCCATGCGCCTTTCCGTCAATGTGTCGCGCAACCAGTTCCAGGACGAGGATTTCGTGGACGACCTTATCGGCCGGGCCAGGGCGGCGGACGTCGATCCGGCCACGGTGGTGCTCGAGATCACCGAATCCATGATCATCGCCGACCCCGAGACGGCCAAGGTCATCCTGGGGCGGCTCATCGTCAGCGGCTTTCGCATCGCGGTGGACGACTTCGGCGTGGGCTATTCGTCTTTAAGCGTGCTGGTGGAATACCCGGTGCACATCGTCAAGCTCGACAAATCGCTGATAAAAAGCCTGGAATACGACGTGCGGGCGAGGTCCATGGTCTCGGGGTTTATTGCGCTGTTCCAGCGCCTGGGCCTGGAAGTGGTGGCCGAAGGCGTGGAGACGGCCTTGCAGCACGAATTCCTGTCCCTGGCCGGTTGCGATCTGGCCCAGGGCTGGCTCTACGGCAAGCCGCTTCCCCCCGAGGCGGCAAGCGCCCTTGGGCCGGCCCCGGCGGTCCGGCACGGGGGCGCGTCCGGCCGGGAGGCCGCGCCGTCCCGCAAGCAGTAGCGCCCGGCTGCCTCCCGGTTCCCCCGAAGGCGTCCGGCCGGTTGGAAAGCGCTGCCGTTCGTGTGGCGTTCTCTAAAAAATAATTATCTAAATATGTTATTCCCAAAATTCGTATGCACGAATTTCGAGACCGCGACACTAGCCCGTCGCCAGCGTCGCGCCGAGGGCCGTGGCCGACGACGTCCCGGGCCAGGCCGCAACCGGAATCACCCCGAAGCTCACGATCGAACCCGAGTCCGCGTACAGGTATTGCAGGGTCTGCATGTCCAGTACGCCGAACATGGATTTGTAGGTGTCGGTCTCGTTGTAGGACATGACCGTGTAGTCGGTGTTGTCCAGGATATCCGGCAGGGTCCGGGTATAGGCCGTGTCGTCGAGGCCCAGGGTGTGGCCGATCTCGTGCAGGATGGTCTCGTAGCCGAGGGTCCCCGGCCGGGCGTCGGTCAGCGTCTCGCCCCATTCGCCGTTGTCCAGGTAGACGTAGTCCTGACGGTCGATGGTGGTCGTGCCGTCGGCGGCGGTGCCGACGACCTCGTTGGTGCTGGTCACGGCCAGGGTCCTTGGATCGGCGATGTCCGCCGTGCCGAAGGCCACGTCGGCGTTGGAAACGTCGGTCGTTTCCACGAAATGGAGCCCGGTCAGCGGTTCGGACGTGGCATAGACCAGGCGCACGGCCGCCTGCTGCCCGAGGTCGAGGGGCGCGAAGTCGGCGACCGTTTCGCCCGCCGGCAGGGCCGTGGTCATGAAGCCGTAGGTCACGGTCAGCCCCGTGGAGGGCGATTCCTCGGTCCAGAGGGGCAGGCCTTCCCAGACCAGGGAATCGATCAGGACATCGCCGCTTAAGCTGGCGTAGGCGTTGGACAGGTCTATCTGGGCCATGGCGCTCCTCCGGCGGGGCTTTTAGCATGGTGATGCCGCGCACTCCCCCTAGCCGAGGTTGCGGATAAAATCCACGTTCTTGTCAGGCGGTGGCGCGTTTTTTCTTCTGTACCCAGAACTGGTACATCTCGAGGAACGTATCGGGATACTGTTGCTCGAAAGTGTTCCAGTTGGACAGGTCCGTTGCCGGCTGGTCGGACGGATGGAGCTTGCGGTAGGCCTCCAGTGGGGCCGTGTCGATATCGAAGCCCAAAAGGCGCAGGCCGTTGTCGTGCAGAAACGACTTGAGCTCAAGCAGGTTGGTGGTGTGCTCGCAGACATGAAAAAGCATGTCGCGGCAGCCGCTGAGGC
Proteins encoded in this window:
- a CDS encoding chemotaxis protein CheD, producing the protein MQDLLDRFPGHNLAFLNVAQGGLYEQPTMAHTVLGSCVSVTFFAPRHGLAAIFHALLPRASEYRLHGIENTPYKFVDSAITAMVHRLAYRGVPLQHIECKVFGGACALFAEELSVGRRNVETAFATLADLGLRVAASNVGGERGRKIVFASSTGEIFVRMLGNGNGRPACKYPREKRS
- a CDS encoding chemotaxis protein CheA, which translates into the protein MVEDDKIFELFAESCLEQLRGIEAAILDLETAGPDALGPKVAAVFRAAHTIKGDAGAVGAAPLAELAHAVESVLDAVRESRLPITPGLVGELLTVFDVIKTMVEDPVAGRGRDVAPEIAHMAALLQRDQPPQAPQPVEEPLPGEAKADEHIRKLAIDARELDILVDRVGELGIAQARLATLSAHRQDGELRDVAEEVERLASLLRDQVLGLRLLPIKISFPKYRRLVRDTCATLGKDAELVMDGENTELDKAVIEQLNTPCIHLLRNAVDHGIEPPDARQALGKPRRGTINLAARQDGNDVVIAITDDGAGIDAAKLWRKAVAAGRIAPDRPYDPQAALELIFLPGLSTAERVGAVSGRGVGMDAVREGIAALRGRLEVASTPGAGTVFTIRLPVSLAIIDCLEVRLGAETYYLHLDYVEECLELPPSVTLHQGRGVMELRGEPMPLVCLRHFFDLSGPLPQASHVVTVRRDEGRAGLVVDGVIGRKQAVLKHLGRGLGKVAGVLGATVTEGGDMALVVDVPGLLQAALNEGRTQKDNTAATKIA
- a CDS encoding response regulator, whose translation is MPRALIVDDSRYQRYLIIQALGDRFTPDEAANGREALALFSAAREKGQTYDLIVMDILMPELSGHDALAGIRRQELDDGIAEGCRTPAVMLSSLDDPANMMRAQFESGAQAYVTKPFTPKTLLEALASLGLADNPLRADDFDPDTPPCKIF
- a CDS encoding glycosyltransferase family 39 protein, with translation MTFVAPDAPRRVFSPGPDWALVAGLTLVGLWLRLYALDVVGLWWDEFVTLGRASWPLRDMLPSLAFEGPSDVSLDSSPPLFHLLVHASLIFFPATDWAVKLPSVIAGTLTIPVVWLLGRRLFSKTTAMAAATLCALSLFHIHYSREARPYALYLLFALLGLYFLSRALAATGRRRDWIGFALANILMFYASYLAAATFFAEGLIVAARAALLWRSERRAALRLLASAALCALAVFAAYLPWLPAHIFQVRTIHADGPTGNRFDSAGFLSVLKAFAAAYYQGGAPWPAFLAVLAGVGLVRHIAMGRLRALCALGLWALCALAMAAVLPTQIHVSIRYLVNIFFLYVYLAAGGIEAVCALFRRLSAKSVTALAMLLAAACSMPTFETLPIYAKRDSPSIKSVLADLLVAKNNVDWLFYYRNRHLKIISDWYLRGAFRTAASLPDRRYRRFFLLTPDDLVHKRAIPGLVPVAKTFWADSAKGGVVNRSPLPLDVPYAADFTDLSFFADVYTADNMAPDLGYGTLALYDCRIPGRAVFAFVAPPGMRREKTRATVDFALRPGKASLPESTASVTVGTDPDALVTAATVRATDFAPGTTHYSRTVDLPAPDPATGLVYIALGLDPGHVDGALEFAGLRLAPPAAPPTLAIKPVWERRATAIAANTRVLPGLDGAAVLGGETLFGFADAARPDLSLGGPEALAAYLAAYPDDTPVATLADAAGNIRARYFDPGLRHPFTAVTSRPRPVLPGFGQAMTAKGFVASGNIAGQTVSVGQERVRLPVAAPAGSKLLLDVGGTGLVHFSPGFDAPLSALLSQALLAHAVVAVPGSPALTCAGDAPCFLTYAVTAAPGATPITGFRLAWYPRVLTDGTGHNSLTATYSTDGATYQTLGTLRSAGDFFWYGGKMRMAREVRLPHPAKKLYVRFALSGGGAQLWSAPETRLSLDVRLAGTDFSGLPLPANAVPAQSDGPDGCAVLPTREPPPLGWPLRERM